The Lewinellaceae bacterium genome has a segment encoding these proteins:
- a CDS encoding energy transducer TonB — protein sequence MNQLFTCVLVYLSFLLVFSCSIRKKEITANQEKTTEMIEAETISENDLEEIPIAPPPPPPSETEKIFKVAENMPRFPGCENPVEPAADRQACANEKLNDYIYANIKYPEEAKANGIEGTCVLSFMVTKTGTLKDIKVIRDIGGGCGAEAVRIVNSMNENGILWIPGKQRGNPVNVRFNLSVRFKLPGQ from the coding sequence ATGAATCAACTCTTCACGTGTGTTTTGGTATACCTTTCTTTTTTATTGGTTTTTTCCTGTAGTATCAGAAAAAAAGAAATAACTGCTAACCAGGAAAAAACAACTGAGATGATAGAAGCCGAGACCATTTCCGAAAATGACCTGGAGGAAATTCCAATTGCCCCGCCCCCTCCTCCACCTTCCGAAACAGAGAAAATTTTCAAGGTAGCGGAAAATATGCCCAGGTTTCCCGGTTGTGAAAATCCGGTTGAACCGGCGGCCGACAGACAGGCCTGTGCCAATGAAAAATTGAATGATTATATTTATGCCAACATTAAATACCCTGAAGAAGCCAAAGCGAACGGCATTGAAGGTACCTGCGTACTGAGTTTTATGGTCACTAAAACCGGAACTTTAAAGGATATAAAAGTCATAAGAGATATAGGAGGCGGCTGTGGGGCCGAAGCCGTAAGAATAGTCAACAGCATGAATGAAAATGGTATCCTCTGGATTCCCGGAAAACAAAGAGGCAACCCCGTAAACGTTAGGTTTAATCTTTCGGTACGTTTCAAACTTCCCGGACAATAA
- a CDS encoding SDR family NAD(P)-dependent oxidoreductase yields MKLKNKIIFMTGATSGFGKVAACHMASQGALVVATSRNQEKGHELLASYLKNYPDGKGQIDLIKCDLDSFESIVSACHEVQKKYDRLDMIINNAGVMNFNFRASANDIEQTFQINLLAPVLIIHLLSGMLEQSPEPKIINTASALHQGIIHFEDLESRKKFTGFDAYRQSKLGIILISRYLAEKNINIYSQHPGLVKTELGRDFNRLAKAIFRLMGKSPKKGARTLLNLVETPVKDLTSGEYYADCKIKKITEESYDLAVAEKLLETTRSYLSPYLTEPSFIF; encoded by the coding sequence ATGAAATTAAAAAATAAAATAATTTTCATGACCGGGGCAACTTCGGGTTTTGGTAAAGTGGCTGCCTGTCACATGGCCAGCCAAGGAGCTCTGGTGGTAGCCACATCCAGAAACCAGGAAAAAGGCCATGAACTTTTGGCCTCATACCTTAAAAATTATCCGGATGGCAAAGGGCAGATCGATCTCATTAAATGCGACCTCGATTCCTTTGAGTCCATCGTTTCCGCCTGCCATGAAGTACAGAAAAAGTATGATCGTTTAGATATGATCATCAATAATGCGGGGGTCATGAATTTTAATTTCAGAGCATCCGCCAACGATATTGAACAAACTTTTCAAATCAACTTGCTGGCCCCGGTTTTAATCATTCATTTGCTTTCTGGAATGCTGGAGCAATCCCCGGAACCCAAAATAATCAATACCGCTTCCGCTTTACACCAGGGCATCATTCATTTTGAAGACCTGGAATCCAGGAAGAAATTCACAGGTTTTGATGCTTACAGGCAATCCAAATTGGGAATTATCCTAATTAGCAGATACCTTGCTGAGAAAAATATCAACATTTATTCTCAGCATCCCGGACTTGTAAAAACAGAACTCGGAAGGGATTTTAATAGGTTGGCGAAGGCGATTTTCCGGCTGATGGGCAAATCCCCGAAAAAAGGGGCACGTACTCTTTTGAATTTAGTGGAAACGCCGGTTAAGGATTTGACCTCAGGAGAGTATTATGCTGACTGCAAAATAAAAAAAATTACGGAAGAAAGTTATGATCTCGCCGTGGCCGAAAAACTCCTGGAAACTACAAGGTCATATTTATCTCCATACCTGACAGAACCTTCTTTTATTTTTTAA